Proteins encoded together in one Candidatus Binatia bacterium window:
- the lptF gene encoding LPS export ABC transporter permease LptF, which yields MSTIGRYVVREISGHFLAASGVVLGVFVVQRLTQLLGEAAAGELPSDVVFTLLGIRALVALPSLLPATFYLAVVLALGRLYADNEMTALAACGVPPRRVAASVLGFAAVFSLVVAALSFFVRPWAAGEFDRVRRQAVARVQLRALEAGRFYEVGPEGRKVLFAESRSRKEGTMRRVFLQDRTDGRISVFVSDRAVEYLDPETGYRFLTLLDGRRYDLRPGPGKFEITRFRRLVVRTDLASTARSEPESPRVVATSILLRSARPQDRAEFEWRVALPVHAFLLALVAIPLARVDPRRGKFGKVAAAVLAYVAYRQALGTAKRWIADGLLPPVPGLWLVHALWLAGAGAYLALRRKAGEDGFR from the coding sequence ATGTCGACGATCGGCCGGTACGTCGTCCGCGAAATCTCGGGCCATTTTCTCGCAGCCTCGGGTGTCGTCCTCGGGGTCTTCGTCGTCCAGAGACTCACGCAGCTCCTCGGAGAGGCCGCGGCGGGAGAACTCCCGTCCGACGTGGTTTTCACTCTGCTCGGGATCCGGGCGCTCGTGGCGCTGCCGTCGCTTCTCCCCGCCACGTTCTACCTGGCGGTCGTTCTCGCCCTGGGCCGGCTCTATGCGGACAACGAGATGACCGCGCTGGCGGCGTGCGGTGTTCCGCCCCGCCGTGTCGCCGCCTCCGTGCTGGGCTTCGCGGCCGTGTTTTCTCTGGTCGTGGCGGCCCTTTCTTTCTTCGTGCGGCCCTGGGCTGCGGGGGAGTTCGACCGGGTGCGCCGTCAGGCCGTCGCCAGGGTGCAGCTTCGCGCCCTCGAGGCGGGGCGCTTTTACGAGGTGGGCCCGGAGGGAAGGAAAGTGCTTTTCGCAGAGAGCCGGTCCCGCAAGGAGGGGACGATGAGGCGGGTTTTTCTCCAGGATCGAACCGACGGCAGGATTTCCGTTTTTGTTTCCGATCGCGCCGTCGAGTACCTGGATCCCGAGACTGGCTACCGTTTTCTCACCCTCCTCGACGGCCGGCGCTACGACCTCCGCCCTGGCCCCGGGAAGTTCGAGATCACGCGTTTCCGCCGACTCGTCGTGAGGACCGATCTGGCCTCGACGGCGCGAAGCGAGCCCGAGAGTCCGAGGGTCGTCGCCACTTCGATCTTGCTTCGGTCCGCAAGGCCGCAGGATCGCGCCGAGTTCGAGTGGCGGGTCGCGTTGCCGGTGCACGCCTTTCTGCTGGCCCTGGTCGCGATCCCCCTTGCCCGCGTGGACCCCCGGCGGGGCAAGTTCGGAAAAGTGGCCGCGGCCGTCCTTGCTTACGTCGCCTACCGTCAGGCGCTCGGAACGGCCAAACGCTGGATCGCCGACGGCCTTCTTCCTCCGGTTCCGGGGCTCTGGCTCGTCCATGCTCTCTGGCTCGCCGGAGCGGGAGCCTATCTGGCCCTCCGCCGGAAGGCAGGAGAAGACGGATTTCGATGA
- the bioD gene encoding ATP-dependent dethiobiotin synthetase BioD, translating to MASAFFVTGTDTGVGKTFLGCALLALLEARGRKCAPLKVAETGCRTSPAGLFPSDAALLRYFSRCTAALETVCPYRFEEPLAPWVAARRRGGDVELPRIRQAFETLAAEAEFVLVEGAGGFLVPLGTGSTMADLCRHWRLPVLLVVGSKLGALNHTLLTVEAIERRGLPFLGYVVNFPEPGRDLAAETNVGVLRELLGSPLGVLPRAPFPLEDREEIREKLVQFAREHLDVEAFLDRLAR from the coding sequence GTGGCGTCGGCCTTTTTCGTTACGGGCACGGATACGGGCGTCGGCAAGACGTTCCTCGGTTGCGCTCTTCTCGCCCTACTCGAAGCCCGGGGCCGGAAGTGCGCGCCGCTCAAGGTAGCGGAGACGGGGTGCCGGACGAGCCCCGCGGGGCTCTTTCCGTCCGATGCCGCGCTCTTACGGTACTTCTCGAGGTGCACGGCCGCCCTCGAGACCGTCTGCCCCTACCGCTTCGAAGAGCCCTTGGCACCTTGGGTAGCGGCCCGCCGAAGGGGCGGAGACGTCGAGCTTCCGAGAATCCGGCAAGCCTTCGAAACCCTCGCTGCGGAGGCCGAATTCGTACTGGTCGAGGGAGCAGGGGGCTTCCTGGTGCCACTCGGCACCGGGTCGACCATGGCCGACCTGTGCCGGCACTGGCGCCTTCCGGTTCTTCTGGTCGTGGGCTCGAAACTGGGGGCGCTCAACCACACCTTGCTGACCGTCGAAGCCATCGAGAGAAGGGGCCTTCCGTTCCTCGGTTACGTGGTCAATTTTCCCGAGCCCGGGCGAGACTTGGCTGCGGAAACCAATGTCGGGGTCCTGCGGGAGCTCCTCGGTAGCCCCCTAGGGGTGCTCCCCCGTGCTCCGTTCCCACTCGAAGACCGCGAGGAGATTCGGGAAAAGCTCGTGCAGTTCGCGCGGGAACACCTGGACGTGGAAGCGTTTCTCGACCGGCTGGCGCGTTGA
- the radA gene encoding DNA repair protein RadA: protein MDFSRGRLYRGPVPKERTDYVCQSCGYRSPRSYGRCPRCGEWSSFVEEFEGPRTPPRRPEAAELRVLGTLEERIPGRSRTGISELDRVLGGGFVPGSVVLLGGDPGIGKSTLLLQALANLSDRLRAVYVSGEESPGQLKLRAKRLGVDGKAVLVLPETCLENILSRLSESEASVAGVDSIQTVSSVDLESSAGSVGQLRECTARFVEFAKKSGCVVVLVGHVTKDGTLAGPRTLEHLVDTVLYFEGERGQPYRILRAVKNRYGSTNEVGVFEMTEKGLVGVSNASALFLAQRPVGVPGSVVVATVEGTRPILVEIQALVSASALGTPRRATLGLDPNRVAVLTALVEKKLGLQLAGHDIFVNVAGGVRIDEPASDLGVVAALVSSFLDRPVEASTVVLGEVGLAGEVRAIGDAEARIREAAALGFRRCVLPVASLEQLVRPPGIELRGVRTLQEAWECLF from the coding sequence GTGGACTTTTCGCGCGGGAGGCTGTATCGCGGACCCGTGCCGAAGGAGCGCACGGACTACGTCTGCCAGAGTTGCGGTTACCGTTCTCCCCGTAGCTACGGGCGGTGTCCCCGGTGCGGGGAATGGAGTTCGTTCGTCGAGGAGTTCGAGGGGCCACGAACTCCCCCGAGGAGGCCCGAAGCCGCGGAGCTGCGAGTTCTCGGAACGCTCGAGGAACGCATCCCGGGACGCTCGCGGACGGGCATCTCCGAGCTCGATCGGGTACTCGGAGGGGGTTTCGTGCCGGGTTCCGTGGTCCTGCTCGGAGGGGATCCCGGGATCGGAAAGTCGACCCTTCTTCTCCAGGCGCTCGCGAATCTTTCGGACCGTCTCCGGGCCGTTTACGTCTCGGGCGAGGAGTCGCCCGGCCAGTTGAAACTGCGGGCGAAGAGGCTCGGTGTCGACGGAAAAGCCGTTCTCGTGCTGCCCGAGACCTGTCTCGAAAACATTCTGTCCAGACTCTCGGAATCCGAGGCTTCCGTCGCCGGCGTCGACTCCATCCAGACGGTTTCGAGCGTGGATCTCGAGTCCAGTGCGGGCAGCGTGGGACAGCTCCGGGAATGTACCGCCCGGTTCGTCGAGTTCGCGAAAAAAAGCGGGTGCGTGGTCGTTCTCGTGGGGCACGTGACGAAAGACGGGACTCTCGCCGGACCCAGGACGCTCGAGCATCTGGTCGACACGGTGCTGTACTTCGAAGGAGAGCGAGGGCAGCCTTACCGCATTCTGCGGGCCGTGAAGAACCGCTACGGGTCGACGAACGAGGTGGGAGTGTTCGAGATGACCGAAAAGGGTCTCGTGGGCGTGTCGAACGCCTCGGCGCTCTTTCTCGCCCAGAGACCCGTTGGCGTGCCCGGGTCGGTCGTCGTGGCGACCGTGGAAGGTACGCGTCCTATCCTGGTCGAAATCCAAGCCCTCGTTTCGGCGAGCGCGCTCGGTACTCCCCGGCGGGCCACCCTGGGTCTCGATCCGAACCGGGTGGCCGTTCTCACCGCACTCGTGGAGAAAAAACTCGGGTTGCAGCTCGCGGGGCACGACATTTTCGTCAACGTGGCGGGCGGGGTTCGAATCGACGAGCCCGCCTCGGACCTGGGAGTCGTGGCCGCCCTTGTGTCGAGTTTTCTCGACCGCCCCGTCGAGGCTTCCACCGTCGTCCTCGGGGAAGTGGGCCTCGCGGGGGAGGTACGTGCCATCGGGGATGCCGAGGCTCGGATTCGCGAAGCGGCTGCCCTGGGCTTCCGGCGGTGCGTTCTACCCGTGGCGTCCCTCGAACAGCTCGTTCGGCCTCCGGGGATCGAGCTCCGCGGGGTTCGGACCCTGCAGGAGGCCTGGGAGTGTCTTTTTTGA
- a CDS encoding ABC transporter permease encodes MKLVAAFVRRYPGRSLLTLLCLLLAGVAEGVGLTSLLPVVSLASEGEGAHSGLAAEVVRYLRVVGLEPTMGTLLLLIVAGMTAKALLVLLANKQVGYTVARVATDLRLSLIRTLLETRWSYYVRQPLGTFANAIASEASRASEAYLHAATMLALAIQTCVYAVVALLVSWRATVLAVAAGTVVVFVLNRLVRISRRAGAKQTRLSRALLSRLTDTLQAVKPLKAMALEELVGPLLEKDTQRLNRALEKQVLAKETLRALQEPLIVAFLAAGLYVATVRWALPLEAVIVLTVLCARMLASLGKLQKEAERMVADESAYWSLSATIEEASREREEHRGSKEPTLEREIRLEDVSFSYAESPVLEKASLVVPAGRITVLVGPSGAGKTTVTDLILGMVVPREGRVLVDGVPLEELDLKKWRRSIGYVPQEPFLLHESVLVNVSLGDPALRREDVEEALRQAGAWEFVRSLPDGLATRVGERGLGISGGQRQRIALARALVRRPKLLVLDEATAALDPATEASLCATLRSFKGRLTVLAVSHRGAMVEIADAVYRVGEGKIRPESPNVVPFRHRG; translated from the coding sequence ATGAAGCTCGTCGCGGCTTTCGTCCGTCGCTATCCGGGACGGAGCCTTCTTACGCTTCTCTGCCTTCTTCTGGCCGGGGTGGCCGAAGGAGTCGGGCTCACGAGTCTTCTGCCCGTCGTTTCCCTGGCTTCGGAGGGGGAAGGCGCGCACTCCGGTCTCGCGGCAGAAGTGGTCCGGTACCTTCGGGTGGTGGGCCTCGAGCCCACGATGGGGACGCTGCTCCTTTTGATCGTCGCCGGAATGACGGCGAAGGCGCTTCTCGTGCTCCTGGCCAACAAGCAAGTGGGATACACGGTAGCACGGGTCGCCACGGACCTGCGGCTTTCCCTGATTCGGACCCTTCTCGAGACTCGCTGGTCGTACTACGTCCGGCAACCCCTCGGGACCTTCGCGAACGCCATCGCGTCCGAGGCCAGCCGGGCCTCGGAAGCGTACCTCCACGCGGCCACGATGCTCGCTCTCGCCATCCAGACGTGCGTGTACGCCGTCGTGGCGCTTCTCGTGTCGTGGCGCGCCACGGTCCTCGCCGTGGCCGCCGGCACGGTCGTCGTCTTCGTCCTCAACCGCCTCGTCCGTATCTCCAGGCGGGCCGGGGCGAAGCAGACGCGGCTCTCGCGGGCGCTTCTGAGCCGGCTCACCGACACCTTGCAGGCCGTCAAGCCCCTCAAAGCCATGGCTCTCGAAGAACTCGTGGGCCCGCTGCTCGAAAAAGACACGCAGCGGCTCAACCGCGCGCTCGAAAAGCAGGTCCTCGCGAAAGAAACCCTCCGAGCCCTGCAGGAGCCTCTCATCGTCGCCTTTCTCGCCGCGGGGCTGTACGTCGCCACCGTCCGCTGGGCTCTTCCTCTGGAGGCGGTCATCGTGCTCACCGTTCTCTGCGCCCGGATGCTCGCGAGCCTCGGCAAGCTGCAGAAGGAAGCGGAACGGATGGTCGCCGACGAGAGCGCTTACTGGTCACTCTCGGCGACGATCGAAGAAGCGAGTCGCGAAAGGGAGGAACATCGAGGGAGCAAAGAGCCCACGCTCGAGCGAGAGATACGGCTCGAGGACGTGAGCTTCTCCTACGCCGAGTCGCCCGTCTTGGAGAAGGCGTCGCTCGTCGTGCCGGCCGGGCGGATCACGGTGCTCGTGGGCCCGTCGGGAGCCGGCAAGACGACGGTGACGGACTTGATCCTGGGCATGGTCGTCCCTCGGGAAGGCAGGGTTCTGGTCGACGGCGTTCCCCTCGAAGAACTGGACCTGAAGAAGTGGCGTCGCTCGATCGGCTACGTCCCGCAAGAGCCGTTCCTTCTTCACGAAAGCGTGCTCGTGAACGTGAGCCTCGGTGATCCCGCCCTGCGTCGCGAAGACGTCGAGGAGGCGCTTCGACAGGCGGGCGCCTGGGAGTTCGTGCGGAGTTTACCCGACGGACTCGCCACCCGGGTGGGGGAGAGGGGCCTCGGAATTTCCGGGGGACAGCGACAGAGGATCGCCCTGGCCCGAGCTCTGGTCCGGCGTCCCAAGCTCCTGGTGCTGGACGAAGCCACGGCCGCCCTCGATCCCGCCACCGAAGCCTCTCTTTGTGCCACGCTCCGGAGTTTCAAGGGGCGGCTCACCGTTCTCGCCGTGAGTCACCGGGGCGCGATGGTCGAGATCGCCGACGCCGTGTACCGGGTGGGCGAGGGGAAGATCCGTCCCGAGAGCCCGAACGTGGTGCCTTTTCGGCATCGCGGTTGA
- the glyA1 gene encoding 2-amino-3-ketobutyrate CoA ligase — translation MKRAKEPDERRNVRQRFVLPFEPLLKRVDEAREQGVYPFYWAVLTANGREPERRVVLTANDYLGLTKDPRVREAAQAAIARYGTSLCASPLAGGYTELHRELERRLARFLEQEDAALFATGYQANVGIVSALVGRGDLVLADVFDHASIVDGARLSGAEVRFFRHNSVRHLGSLLQKHSAGRRTLVIVEGVYSADGDVAPLPEICATAHDHGAVVMVDEAHSLGVLGPRGAGAAEHFGLLGDVDLVMGTLSKSLASVGGFVAGDRSLVDVIRHHARSLIFSAVLPPANVAAALASLDILEREKEQRWRLWNNARTFLTGLRRLGLDTMHSVTPVIPVLVGSESRAVEVTAALREKGVLVCPAIPPMVQAHLSRVRAHVTAAHDAAELGYALDAFGEVASRYGLPRRERADEDVLEPEGLASQAP, via the coding sequence ATGAAGCGCGCAAAAGAACCCGACGAACGCCGAAACGTGCGGCAGCGGTTCGTCCTCCCGTTCGAGCCCCTCTTGAAACGGGTCGACGAAGCACGGGAGCAAGGGGTTTATCCCTTTTACTGGGCCGTCCTTACCGCGAACGGTCGGGAACCCGAGCGGAGAGTGGTTCTTACGGCCAACGACTACCTCGGGCTCACGAAGGATCCGCGGGTTCGCGAGGCGGCACAAGCCGCCATTGCCCGCTACGGCACGAGCCTCTGCGCCTCGCCGCTGGCCGGAGGGTACACGGAACTCCACCGAGAGCTCGAACGCCGCCTCGCGCGGTTTCTCGAACAAGAAGACGCGGCTCTGTTCGCGACGGGCTACCAAGCGAACGTGGGTATCGTCTCGGCTCTGGTGGGCCGCGGGGATCTCGTCCTCGCCGATGTCTTCGACCACGCCTCCATCGTGGACGGCGCACGCCTTTCGGGGGCCGAAGTTCGCTTCTTCCGCCACAACAGCGTCCGGCACCTCGGGTCGCTGCTCCAGAAGCACTCCGCCGGACGCCGAACCCTGGTGATCGTCGAAGGAGTCTACAGCGCCGACGGCGACGTCGCGCCGCTGCCCGAGATTTGCGCCACGGCTCACGACCACGGGGCCGTCGTCATGGTCGACGAGGCTCACTCGCTCGGCGTGCTGGGGCCCAGGGGTGCCGGCGCAGCCGAGCATTTCGGTCTTCTGGGCGACGTGGACCTCGTGATGGGGACGTTGAGCAAGTCGCTCGCCAGCGTGGGTGGCTTCGTGGCGGGAGACCGCTCCCTCGTGGACGTGATCCGCCACCATGCACGCTCGCTGATCTTCTCCGCCGTGCTGCCCCCCGCGAACGTGGCCGCAGCCCTGGCGTCCCTCGACATCCTCGAGCGGGAGAAAGAGCAGCGGTGGAGGCTCTGGAACAACGCGCGCACGTTTCTTACCGGGCTCCGCCGCCTGGGCCTCGACACCATGCACAGCGTCACTCCCGTGATCCCGGTGCTCGTCGGGAGCGAATCCCGTGCCGTGGAAGTCACGGCCGCGCTCCGAGAAAAAGGCGTCCTGGTGTGCCCGGCCATCCCACCCATGGTGCAAGCCCACCTGAGCCGTGTCCGAGCTCATGTCACGGCGGCGCACGACGCCGCCGAGCTCGGGTACGCTCTCGACGCGTTCGGGGAAGTCGCCTCGCGGTACGGCCTGCCGCGCCGAGAGCGGGCGGACGAAGACGTCCTCGAGCCCGAAGGTCTCGCCTCGCAGGCTCCATGA
- a CDS encoding diacylglycerol kinase, with product MNPLSHYPGRARDSNELSLLPVLEPPLELPRAIRVGVVNNPRAGRNLARRKFRRILELLGEHRDVRHFEVFDEAGIHDAVDMLLRDGVELLAVNGGDGTVQAVLTCLFRRRTTGFFPLLLVLPGGTTNMTAGDVGSRGDPASVLRKVLEDARLGRLPGRLEHRPVLRLLSADRRLDLYGMYFAAGAIYHGIRFCREWIQRAGARGETGPGITLALVLGQILFGPRGSLIPPLRMSGEVDGETIEEGDFLGVQVTTLRRLLFGLRPFWGEGPAPLRFTAIRYAPQHALRVVLPIMRGRPNSFVTRENGYLSANARCVRLEFEGGFALDGELFESRKGVPLDLVNGVTAPFYRLPVR from the coding sequence TTGAATCCCCTGTCGCACTATCCCGGGCGAGCCCGGGACTCGAACGAGCTTTCTCTCCTTCCCGTTCTCGAGCCGCCCCTCGAGCTTCCGCGCGCCATCCGGGTGGGGGTCGTGAACAATCCGAGGGCGGGCCGGAATCTCGCTCGGAGAAAGTTCCGCCGGATCCTCGAGCTCCTCGGCGAACACCGTGACGTTCGGCATTTCGAGGTGTTCGACGAGGCGGGGATTCACGACGCGGTCGACATGCTTCTGCGGGATGGCGTGGAACTGCTCGCGGTCAACGGAGGCGACGGCACCGTGCAAGCCGTCCTGACTTGCCTTTTTCGCCGACGGACGACGGGCTTTTTCCCCCTGCTCCTGGTCTTGCCGGGAGGGACGACGAACATGACGGCGGGCGACGTGGGCTCGAGGGGCGATCCGGCGTCCGTTCTCCGGAAGGTTCTCGAGGACGCACGGCTCGGGAGGCTTCCCGGGCGGCTCGAGCATCGTCCGGTCCTCCGCCTGCTTTCCGCGGACCGCCGCCTCGACCTTTACGGCATGTATTTCGCCGCCGGAGCCATCTACCACGGTATCCGCTTTTGTCGGGAGTGGATCCAGCGAGCCGGGGCACGGGGGGAGACGGGTCCCGGCATCACACTCGCTCTCGTCCTGGGCCAGATCCTCTTCGGCCCGAGGGGATCGCTGATTCCGCCTCTTCGGATGAGCGGGGAAGTCGACGGAGAAACGATCGAGGAAGGGGATTTTCTCGGCGTACAGGTCACGACTCTCCGGCGGCTCCTTTTCGGGTTGCGACCCTTCTGGGGCGAGGGACCGGCACCGCTCAGGTTCACGGCGATCCGATATGCCCCGCAGCACGCGCTCCGCGTCGTTCTGCCGATCATGAGGGGGCGCCCCAATTCGTTCGTCACCCGCGAGAACGGGTACCTGAGCGCGAACGCCCGATGCGTGCGTCTCGAATTCGAGGGTGGCTTCGCGCTCGACGGGGAGCTTTTCGAGAGCCGGAAAGGGGTGCCGCTCGACCTCGTGAACGGTGTCACCGCGCCCTTCTACCGCCTCCCGGTTCGATGA
- the bioA gene encoding adenosylmethionine-8-amino-7-oxononanoate aminotransferase codes for MPRRSDLVAWDHRYLWHPFTQMQEWLAEEPLVVAKAQGNYLVDVRGRRYLDGVASLWCNVHGHRHPRLDRALRRQIGRVAHSTLLGLANVPSIECARELVSVAPPGLTRVFYSDSGATAVEVALRMAAQYWQLVGAPRRTRFVSLTEGYHGDTLGAVSVGYSETFHRFVRPLLFEALKLDPPHVFRWHRRLPPEEAEAEALAQARETFSRHAEEIAALVIEPIVQGAAGMWTHSPRYLREVARLAKEAGALVICDEVATGFGRTGRMFAVEHAELSPDLLCLGKGITGGYMALAATLAREEIFEAFLGPYEEFRAFFYGHTYTGNPLACAVALENLRIFREEATVEKARALSRVLADLLERFVAPLPAVGDIRQAGCMIGIELVRDRETRLAYKPRDRIGARVCGEVRRYGVVLRPLGSVIVLMPPLSLRSDEAEHLVRSTAQAIADVTRMA; via the coding sequence ATGCCACGTCGATCGGACCTCGTAGCCTGGGACCACCGCTATCTCTGGCATCCCTTCACGCAAATGCAGGAGTGGCTCGCCGAGGAGCCGCTCGTCGTCGCGAAGGCACAGGGGAACTATCTCGTGGACGTTCGCGGGCGGCGCTATCTGGACGGCGTCGCCTCCCTCTGGTGCAACGTCCACGGCCACCGACACCCGAGGCTCGATCGGGCGCTGCGCCGGCAAATCGGCCGGGTAGCACACTCGACGCTTCTCGGGCTCGCCAACGTGCCCTCCATCGAGTGTGCCCGCGAGCTCGTCTCGGTGGCCCCGCCGGGCCTCACACGTGTCTTTTACTCGGACTCGGGGGCCACGGCCGTCGAGGTGGCGCTGCGCATGGCCGCCCAGTACTGGCAACTCGTCGGGGCCCCGCGACGGACCCGTTTCGTCTCTCTCACCGAGGGTTACCACGGAGACACGCTGGGCGCCGTGAGCGTGGGATATTCCGAGACATTCCACCGGTTCGTTCGGCCCCTGCTCTTCGAGGCGCTCAAGCTCGACCCCCCGCACGTTTTCCGCTGGCATCGTCGGCTCCCTCCGGAGGAGGCCGAAGCCGAAGCGCTCGCACAGGCGCGCGAGACGTTCTCGCGTCATGCCGAGGAGATCGCCGCACTCGTGATCGAACCGATCGTGCAAGGTGCGGCCGGCATGTGGACCCACTCCCCCCGCTATCTCCGCGAGGTGGCACGGCTTGCGAAGGAAGCCGGAGCGCTCGTGATCTGCGACGAGGTCGCCACCGGCTTCGGGCGGACCGGACGCATGTTCGCGGTCGAACACGCGGAGCTTTCGCCCGACCTTCTGTGCCTGGGCAAGGGCATCACCGGTGGCTACATGGCTCTTGCCGCCACCCTCGCCCGCGAGGAAATCTTCGAAGCGTTCCTCGGGCCTTACGAAGAGTTCCGGGCCTTCTTTTACGGCCACACCTATACCGGCAACCCGCTGGCTTGTGCCGTCGCGCTCGAAAACCTCAGGATCTTCCGGGAAGAGGCTACGGTGGAAAAAGCACGAGCCCTGTCGAGGGTTCTGGCGGACCTGCTCGAACGTTTCGTAGCACCCCTGCCCGCCGTCGGCGACATCCGGCAGGCGGGTTGTATGATCGGTATCGAGCTCGTGCGCGACCGGGAGACCCGCCTCGCTTACAAGCCTCGCGACCGGATCGGCGCTCGCGTCTGCGGAGAGGTGCGCCGCTACGGGGTGGTCCTTCGGCCCCTGGGCTCCGTCATCGTTCTGATGCCCCCCCTTTCCCTGCGCTCCGACGAGGCGGAACACCTCGTGCGATCGACGGCGCAAGCCATCGCGGACGTGACCCGCATGGCATGA
- a CDS encoding LPS export ABC transporter permease LptG: protein MKLLDRYIARNVAQGFFLALLVFLAVFSVVDFMDELEHVGTGGYTVRDALIYLLLVLPARAYELSPAAALFGAVNGLALMAARCELVAMWAAGLSYGTLVRAVLKAAAALALGMALAHEFCFAPLAQHGETRRSRALAGGSSLETRNGFWTRDRGRFVNIRRRLPGNRLEDVYVYEFDEGYRMRAFRYAREAVYSGGLWYARDVLVGEFGPDGVKVEREPVAFWGRFLSRKQLGILFYAPQYRSLEELVRSVRSLRRRGESPTRYEIVLWQRLGMPLVTSLMVFVAVPFVLVRAERRNVGIRSVLGGLTGLGFQLLSQLFLRLGVVYALPGFLTALLPSFLLFTVALALYARLEEG, encoded by the coding sequence ATGAAGCTCCTCGACCGTTACATCGCGCGGAACGTCGCGCAGGGGTTTTTCCTCGCGTTGCTCGTGTTCCTCGCGGTTTTCTCCGTGGTCGACTTCATGGACGAACTCGAACACGTCGGAACAGGGGGGTATACCGTTCGCGACGCCCTGATCTACCTGCTGCTCGTCTTGCCGGCTCGAGCGTACGAATTGAGTCCCGCAGCCGCGCTTTTCGGCGCCGTCAACGGGCTCGCTCTGATGGCGGCTCGCTGCGAGCTCGTGGCGATGTGGGCCGCGGGGCTCTCCTACGGCACGCTGGTGCGCGCCGTTCTCAAGGCGGCCGCCGCTCTCGCGCTGGGCATGGCTCTGGCCCACGAGTTCTGCTTCGCACCCCTCGCGCAGCACGGGGAGACCCGGCGTTCGCGTGCGCTTGCAGGGGGTTCGAGTCTCGAGACGCGCAACGGCTTCTGGACGAGAGACCGCGGACGGTTCGTCAACATCCGGCGCCGGCTTCCGGGGAACAGGCTCGAGGACGTCTACGTGTACGAGTTCGACGAGGGATATCGGATGCGGGCTTTCCGCTACGCCCGCGAGGCCGTCTATTCGGGCGGACTCTGGTACGCGCGGGACGTTCTGGTGGGGGAGTTCGGACCGGACGGCGTCAAGGTGGAGCGCGAGCCCGTGGCCTTCTGGGGGAGATTCCTGAGCCGCAAGCAGCTCGGGATTCTCTTCTACGCACCGCAATACCGGTCGCTCGAGGAACTCGTTCGTTCGGTCCGCTCGCTTCGCCGCCGCGGGGAAAGCCCTACGCGGTACGAGATCGTTCTCTGGCAGAGGCTCGGGATGCCGCTCGTGACGAGCCTCATGGTTTTCGTCGCCGTCCCGTTCGTTCTCGTTCGGGCGGAAAGACGAAACGTGGGCATCCGCTCCGTTCTGGGAGGACTCACGGGTCTCGGCTTCCAGCTCCTGAGTCAGCTTTTCTTGCGGCTCGGGGTCGTCTACGCCCTGCCGGGTTTCCTGACGGCGCTTTTGCCGAGCTTCCTGCTCTTCACGGTTGCGCTGGCGCTCTACGCTCGGCTCGAAGAAGGGTGA